A single region of the Drosophila miranda strain MSH22 chromosome 2, D.miranda_PacBio2.1, whole genome shotgun sequence genome encodes:
- the LOC108154238 gene encoding actin-binding LIM protein 3 isoform X1, protein MNIHIRIYIVQTGLSNGTGPGAVPGQTEQGWSIIASHAYDISTALPDGIRNLDGYDGKQKIYCAKCTKKCSGEVLRVADNHFHKACFQCCQCKKSLATGGFFTKDSAYYCIPDYQRLYGTKCATCQQYVEGEVVSTMGKTYHQKCFTCSKCQQPFKSGSKVTNTGKEVLCEHCVSGGAPVSPTRQKTVSSPAPPAESPTRATAHQQLTGGVVSHKAHLKEDYDPNDCAGCGELLKEGQALVALDRQWHVSCFRCKACQVVLNGEYMGKDAVPYCEKCYQKGFGVKCAYCNRFISGKVLQAGDNHHFHPTCARCTKCGDPFGDGEEMYLQGSAIWHPRCGPGPSESGIILNGGGGNTSVVGGASNGNFTDTECDRMSSSALSEMYIRSRTPSINGSLYSSSRKHYRTVSPGLILREYGRPIGEDISRIYTYSYLTDAPHYLRKPIDPYDKTPLSPHFHRPASYATTSNAGSVAGSRPPSRPHSRTRSAMKVLVDAIRSETPRPKSPGMNNEEPIELSHYPDAKKPLPGEQPKIERDDFPAPPYPYTDPERRRRYSDTYKGVPVSDDEDENVQNGKQTNGNAKNDEEQRRLQREAAELEKLNSGIGSVIAKDLKEHAKHRKWKQNNLDPRNASRTPSASKEPLYKLRYESPIGASPSRHLDSQKPFYEDEMFDRSTSYRGSLGKSLGNAPSYNVVSALRHVPKPGYGLAPRSHTFSSTTSAAATMHGATTDFSYGGLGDKTHSTDLSCGKSEASVDSITEGDRRALMGGDMPASSTYSGALSYHYPQAGLIRRSLPNMAHSMLVHEPAKIYPYHLLLITNYRLPSDVDRCNLERHLSDIEFEHILQCVRSEFYRLPQWRRNELKRRVKLF, encoded by the exons ATGAACATACACATACGAATATATATCGTTCAAACGGGGCTTTCAAACGGTACCGGGCCTGGGGCCGTGCCCGGCCAAACGGAGCAAGGTTGGAGCATTATCGCATCACATGCATATGACATCAGCACTGCTTTGCCCGACGGAATACGTAATCTGGACGGCTACGACG GTAAACAAAAAATTTACTGTGCAAAATGCACGAAAAAGTGCTCCGGCGAGGTGCTGCGCGTGGCCGACAATCACTTCCACAAGGCCTGCTTCCAGTGCTGCCAGTGCAAGAAGTCCCTGGCCACCGGCGGATTCTTTACAAAAGACAGCGCCTACTACTGCATACCGGACTACCAGCGGCTGTACGGCACCAAGTGTGCCACGTGCCAGCAGTATGTGGAGGGGGAGGTGGTCAGCACCATGGGCAAGACGTACCACCAGAAGTGCTTTACGTGCTCCAAGTGCCAGCAGCCGTTCAAGTCCGGCAGCAAGGTGACCAACACCGGCAAGGAGGTCCTTTGCGAGCACTGTGTGTCGGGCGGTGCTCCTGTTTCGCCGACACGACAAAAGACCGTCTCGTCGCCAGcaccgccagcggagagcCCCACCCGGGCCACCGCCCACCAGCAGCTGACCGGCGGCGTTGTCTCGCACAAGGCTCACCTGAAGGAGGACTACGATCCCAACGACTGTGCCGGTTGCGGGGAGCTGCTGAAGGAGGGCCAGGCCCTGGTCGCTCTGGACAGGCAGTGGCATGTCTCCTGTTTCCGCTGCAAGGCCTGCCAGGTGGTCCTCAACGGCGAGTACATGGGCAAGGATGCCGTGCCGTACTGCGAGAAGTGCTACCAGAAGGGTTTCGGCGTGAAGTGCGCCTACTGCAACCGCTTCATCAGCGGCAAGGTGCTGCAGGCCGGCGACAACCATCACTTCCATCCAACATGCGCCCGCTGCACCAAGTGCGGCGATCCGTTTGGTGACGGTGAGGAAATGTACCTGCAGGGCAGCGCCATTTGGCATCCACGCTGCGGCCCCGGACCCTCGGAGTCCGGCATAATACTGAACGGCGGCGGGGGCAACACGTCGGTAGTTGGCGGCGCCTCCAATGGCAACTTCACAGACACCGAGTGTGATCGCATGAGCTCCAGTGCACTGAGCGAAATG TACATCCGCTCCAGAACACCGAGTATAAATGGTTCACTTTATTCCTCTAGCCGCAAG CATTACCGCACCGTAAGCCCTGGTCTGATACTCCGCGAGTATGGCCGACCGATCGGTGAAGATATATCGCGCATTTACACCTACAGCTATCTGACGGATGCACCGCATTATCTGCGCAAGCCGATCGATCCGTATGACAAGACGCCACTATCGCCGCACTTTCACAGGCCAGCATCGTATGCGACGACCAGCAATGCGGGCTCGGTGGCTGGCAGTCGGCCGCCATCGCGTCCTCATTCCCGGACGCGTAGTGCCATGAAGGTCCTGGTGGATGCCATACGGTCGGAAACGCCACGTCCCAAAAGTCCCGGCATGAACAACGAAGAACCCATTGAGCTGTCGCACTATCCGGACGCCAAGAAGCCGTTGCCAGGCGAGCAGCCGAAAATCGAAAGGGATGACTTCCCAGCACCGCCCTATCCCTACACTGATCCGGAGCGCAGGCGACGCTACAGCGACACCTACAAGGGCGTGCCCGTCTCGGATGACGAGGACGAGAATGTCCAGAACGGCAAGCAAACGAATGGCAATGCCAAAAATGACGAGGAGCAAAG ACGCCTTCAACGCGAGGCCGCGGAACTGGAGAAGCTCAACTCGGGCATTGGCTCAGTCATTGCCAAGGACCTTAAGGAGCACGCCAAGCACCGAAAGTGGAAGCAGAACAACCTCGATCCTCGCAATGCCTCGCGCACGCCATCAGCCTCAAAGGAGCCGCTCTACAAGTTGAG ATACGAATCCCCCATCGGGGCATCACCATCACGCCATCTGGACTCACAGAAGCCCTTCTATGAGGATGAAATGTTCGATCGGTCCACAAGCTATCGCGGCTCGCTGGGCAAATCGCTGGGAAATGCGCCCAGCTACAATG TGGTGAGCGCCCTGCGTCATGTACCCAAACCTGGATACGGCCTGGCCCCACGATCTCACACATTCAGTTCCACAACATCTGCCGCCGCCACGATGCATGGTGCCACTACT GATTTCTCTTATGGAGGACTGGGCGACAAAACGCACAGCACAGATCTGAGCTGCGGCAAATCGGAAG CTTCTGTGGACTCGATCACCGAGGGAGATAGACGGGCCTTAATGGGCGGCGACATGCCCGCCTCGAGCACATATTCAGGTGCACTCTCGTACCACTATCCCCAGGCGGGACTCATTCGACGAAGTCTGCCCAATATGGCCCACTCGATGCTGGTGCATGAGCCAGCCAAGATCTATCCTTACCATCTATTGCTTATCACAAACTATCGACTGCCTTCGGACGTTGATCGCTGTAATCTAGAG CGTCATCTGTCGGACATCGAGTTTGAGCACATCTTGCAGTGCGTCAGGTCAGAGTTCTATCGCCTGCCCCAGTGGAGGCGCAACGAGCTGAAGCGGCGGGTGAAGCTTTTCTAA
- the LOC108154238 gene encoding actin-binding LIM protein 2 isoform X5 → MNIHIRIYIVQTGLSNGTGPGAVPGQTEQGWSIIASHAYDISTALPDGIRNLDGYDGKQKIYCAKCTKKCSGEVLRVADNHFHKACFQCCQCKKSLATGGFFTKDSAYYCIPDYQRLYGTKCATCQQYVEGEVVSTMGKTYHQKCFTCSKCQQPFKSGSKVTNTGKEVLCEHCVSGGAPVSPTRQKTVSSPAPPAESPTRATAHQQLTGGVVSHKAHLKEDYDPNDCAGCGELLKEGQALVALDRQWHVSCFRCKACQVVLNGEYMGKDAVPYCEKCYQKGFGVKCAYCNRFISGKVLQAGDNHHFHPTCARCTKCGDPFGDGEEMYLQGSAIWHPRCGPGPSESGIILNGGGGNTSVVGGASNGNFTDTECDRMSSSALSEMYIRSRTPSINGSLYSSSRKHYRTVSPGLILREYGRPIGEDISRIYTYSYLTDAPHYLRKPIDPYDKTPLSPHFHRPASYATTSNAGSVAGSRPPSRPHSRTRSAMKVLVDAIRSETPRPKSPGMNNEEPIELSHYPDAKKPLPGEQPKIERDDFPAPPYPYTDPERRRRYSDTYKGVPVSDDEDENVQNGKQTNGNAKNDEEQRRLQREAAELEKLNSGIGSVIAKDLKEHAKHRKWKQNNLDPRNASRTPSASKEPLYKLRYESPIGASPSRHLDSQKPFYEDEMFDRSTSYRGSLGKSLGNAPSYNGLGDKTHSTDLSCGKSEASVDSITEGDRRALMGGDMPASSTYSGALSYHYPQAGLIRRSLPNMAHSMLVHEPAKIYPYHLLLITNYRLPSDVDRCNLERHLSDIEFEHILQCVRSEFYRLPQWRRNELKRRVKLF, encoded by the exons ATGAACATACACATACGAATATATATCGTTCAAACGGGGCTTTCAAACGGTACCGGGCCTGGGGCCGTGCCCGGCCAAACGGAGCAAGGTTGGAGCATTATCGCATCACATGCATATGACATCAGCACTGCTTTGCCCGACGGAATACGTAATCTGGACGGCTACGACG GTAAACAAAAAATTTACTGTGCAAAATGCACGAAAAAGTGCTCCGGCGAGGTGCTGCGCGTGGCCGACAATCACTTCCACAAGGCCTGCTTCCAGTGCTGCCAGTGCAAGAAGTCCCTGGCCACCGGCGGATTCTTTACAAAAGACAGCGCCTACTACTGCATACCGGACTACCAGCGGCTGTACGGCACCAAGTGTGCCACGTGCCAGCAGTATGTGGAGGGGGAGGTGGTCAGCACCATGGGCAAGACGTACCACCAGAAGTGCTTTACGTGCTCCAAGTGCCAGCAGCCGTTCAAGTCCGGCAGCAAGGTGACCAACACCGGCAAGGAGGTCCTTTGCGAGCACTGTGTGTCGGGCGGTGCTCCTGTTTCGCCGACACGACAAAAGACCGTCTCGTCGCCAGcaccgccagcggagagcCCCACCCGGGCCACCGCCCACCAGCAGCTGACCGGCGGCGTTGTCTCGCACAAGGCTCACCTGAAGGAGGACTACGATCCCAACGACTGTGCCGGTTGCGGGGAGCTGCTGAAGGAGGGCCAGGCCCTGGTCGCTCTGGACAGGCAGTGGCATGTCTCCTGTTTCCGCTGCAAGGCCTGCCAGGTGGTCCTCAACGGCGAGTACATGGGCAAGGATGCCGTGCCGTACTGCGAGAAGTGCTACCAGAAGGGTTTCGGCGTGAAGTGCGCCTACTGCAACCGCTTCATCAGCGGCAAGGTGCTGCAGGCCGGCGACAACCATCACTTCCATCCAACATGCGCCCGCTGCACCAAGTGCGGCGATCCGTTTGGTGACGGTGAGGAAATGTACCTGCAGGGCAGCGCCATTTGGCATCCACGCTGCGGCCCCGGACCCTCGGAGTCCGGCATAATACTGAACGGCGGCGGGGGCAACACGTCGGTAGTTGGCGGCGCCTCCAATGGCAACTTCACAGACACCGAGTGTGATCGCATGAGCTCCAGTGCACTGAGCGAAATG TACATCCGCTCCAGAACACCGAGTATAAATGGTTCACTTTATTCCTCTAGCCGCAAG CATTACCGCACCGTAAGCCCTGGTCTGATACTCCGCGAGTATGGCCGACCGATCGGTGAAGATATATCGCGCATTTACACCTACAGCTATCTGACGGATGCACCGCATTATCTGCGCAAGCCGATCGATCCGTATGACAAGACGCCACTATCGCCGCACTTTCACAGGCCAGCATCGTATGCGACGACCAGCAATGCGGGCTCGGTGGCTGGCAGTCGGCCGCCATCGCGTCCTCATTCCCGGACGCGTAGTGCCATGAAGGTCCTGGTGGATGCCATACGGTCGGAAACGCCACGTCCCAAAAGTCCCGGCATGAACAACGAAGAACCCATTGAGCTGTCGCACTATCCGGACGCCAAGAAGCCGTTGCCAGGCGAGCAGCCGAAAATCGAAAGGGATGACTTCCCAGCACCGCCCTATCCCTACACTGATCCGGAGCGCAGGCGACGCTACAGCGACACCTACAAGGGCGTGCCCGTCTCGGATGACGAGGACGAGAATGTCCAGAACGGCAAGCAAACGAATGGCAATGCCAAAAATGACGAGGAGCAAAG ACGCCTTCAACGCGAGGCCGCGGAACTGGAGAAGCTCAACTCGGGCATTGGCTCAGTCATTGCCAAGGACCTTAAGGAGCACGCCAAGCACCGAAAGTGGAAGCAGAACAACCTCGATCCTCGCAATGCCTCGCGCACGCCATCAGCCTCAAAGGAGCCGCTCTACAAGTTGAG ATACGAATCCCCCATCGGGGCATCACCATCACGCCATCTGGACTCACAGAAGCCCTTCTATGAGGATGAAATGTTCGATCGGTCCACAAGCTATCGCGGCTCGCTGGGCAAATCGCTGGGAAATGCGCCCAGCTACAATG GACTGGGCGACAAAACGCACAGCACAGATCTGAGCTGCGGCAAATCGGAAG CTTCTGTGGACTCGATCACCGAGGGAGATAGACGGGCCTTAATGGGCGGCGACATGCCCGCCTCGAGCACATATTCAGGTGCACTCTCGTACCACTATCCCCAGGCGGGACTCATTCGACGAAGTCTGCCCAATATGGCCCACTCGATGCTGGTGCATGAGCCAGCCAAGATCTATCCTTACCATCTATTGCTTATCACAAACTATCGACTGCCTTCGGACGTTGATCGCTGTAATCTAGAG CGTCATCTGTCGGACATCGAGTTTGAGCACATCTTGCAGTGCGTCAGGTCAGAGTTCTATCGCCTGCCCCAGTGGAGGCGCAACGAGCTGAAGCGGCGGGTGAAGCTTTTCTAA
- the LOC108154238 gene encoding actin-binding LIM protein 3 isoform X7, with protein MNIHIRIYIVQTGLSNGTGPGAVPGQTEQGWSIIASHAYDISTALPDGIRNLDGYDGKQKIYCAKCTKKCSGEVLRVADNHFHKACFQCCQCKKSLATGGFFTKDSAYYCIPDYQRLYGTKCATCQQYVEGEVVSTMGKTYHQKCFTCSKCQQPFKSGSKVTNTGKEVLCEHCVSGGAPVSPTRQKTVSSPAPPAESPTRATAHQQLTGGVVSHKAHLKEDYDPNDCAGCGELLKEGQALVALDRQWHVSCFRCKACQVVLNGEYMGKDAVPYCEKCYQKGFGVKCAYCNRFISGKVLQAGDNHHFHPTCARCTKCGDPFGDGEEMYLQGSAIWHPRCGPGPSESGIILNGGGGNTSVVGGASNGNFTDTECDRMSSSALSEMYIRSRTPSINGSLYSSSRKHYRTVSPGLILREYGRPIGEDISRIYTYSYLTDAPHYLRKPIDPYDKTPLSPHFHRPASYATTSNAGSVAGSRPPSRPHSRTRSAMKVLVDAIRSETPRPKSPGMNNEEPIELSHYPDAKKPLPGEQPKIERDDFPAPPYPYTDPERRRRYSDTYKGVPVSDDEDENVQNGKQTNGNAKNDEEQRRLQREAAELEKLNSGIGSVIAKDLKEHAKHRKWKQNNLDPRNASRTPSASKEPLYKLRYESPIGASPSRHLDSQKPFYEDEMFDRSTSYRGSLGKSLGNAPSYNGFLLWRTGRQNAQHRSELRQIGSFCGLDHRGR; from the exons ATGAACATACACATACGAATATATATCGTTCAAACGGGGCTTTCAAACGGTACCGGGCCTGGGGCCGTGCCCGGCCAAACGGAGCAAGGTTGGAGCATTATCGCATCACATGCATATGACATCAGCACTGCTTTGCCCGACGGAATACGTAATCTGGACGGCTACGACG GTAAACAAAAAATTTACTGTGCAAAATGCACGAAAAAGTGCTCCGGCGAGGTGCTGCGCGTGGCCGACAATCACTTCCACAAGGCCTGCTTCCAGTGCTGCCAGTGCAAGAAGTCCCTGGCCACCGGCGGATTCTTTACAAAAGACAGCGCCTACTACTGCATACCGGACTACCAGCGGCTGTACGGCACCAAGTGTGCCACGTGCCAGCAGTATGTGGAGGGGGAGGTGGTCAGCACCATGGGCAAGACGTACCACCAGAAGTGCTTTACGTGCTCCAAGTGCCAGCAGCCGTTCAAGTCCGGCAGCAAGGTGACCAACACCGGCAAGGAGGTCCTTTGCGAGCACTGTGTGTCGGGCGGTGCTCCTGTTTCGCCGACACGACAAAAGACCGTCTCGTCGCCAGcaccgccagcggagagcCCCACCCGGGCCACCGCCCACCAGCAGCTGACCGGCGGCGTTGTCTCGCACAAGGCTCACCTGAAGGAGGACTACGATCCCAACGACTGTGCCGGTTGCGGGGAGCTGCTGAAGGAGGGCCAGGCCCTGGTCGCTCTGGACAGGCAGTGGCATGTCTCCTGTTTCCGCTGCAAGGCCTGCCAGGTGGTCCTCAACGGCGAGTACATGGGCAAGGATGCCGTGCCGTACTGCGAGAAGTGCTACCAGAAGGGTTTCGGCGTGAAGTGCGCCTACTGCAACCGCTTCATCAGCGGCAAGGTGCTGCAGGCCGGCGACAACCATCACTTCCATCCAACATGCGCCCGCTGCACCAAGTGCGGCGATCCGTTTGGTGACGGTGAGGAAATGTACCTGCAGGGCAGCGCCATTTGGCATCCACGCTGCGGCCCCGGACCCTCGGAGTCCGGCATAATACTGAACGGCGGCGGGGGCAACACGTCGGTAGTTGGCGGCGCCTCCAATGGCAACTTCACAGACACCGAGTGTGATCGCATGAGCTCCAGTGCACTGAGCGAAATG TACATCCGCTCCAGAACACCGAGTATAAATGGTTCACTTTATTCCTCTAGCCGCAAG CATTACCGCACCGTAAGCCCTGGTCTGATACTCCGCGAGTATGGCCGACCGATCGGTGAAGATATATCGCGCATTTACACCTACAGCTATCTGACGGATGCACCGCATTATCTGCGCAAGCCGATCGATCCGTATGACAAGACGCCACTATCGCCGCACTTTCACAGGCCAGCATCGTATGCGACGACCAGCAATGCGGGCTCGGTGGCTGGCAGTCGGCCGCCATCGCGTCCTCATTCCCGGACGCGTAGTGCCATGAAGGTCCTGGTGGATGCCATACGGTCGGAAACGCCACGTCCCAAAAGTCCCGGCATGAACAACGAAGAACCCATTGAGCTGTCGCACTATCCGGACGCCAAGAAGCCGTTGCCAGGCGAGCAGCCGAAAATCGAAAGGGATGACTTCCCAGCACCGCCCTATCCCTACACTGATCCGGAGCGCAGGCGACGCTACAGCGACACCTACAAGGGCGTGCCCGTCTCGGATGACGAGGACGAGAATGTCCAGAACGGCAAGCAAACGAATGGCAATGCCAAAAATGACGAGGAGCAAAG ACGCCTTCAACGCGAGGCCGCGGAACTGGAGAAGCTCAACTCGGGCATTGGCTCAGTCATTGCCAAGGACCTTAAGGAGCACGCCAAGCACCGAAAGTGGAAGCAGAACAACCTCGATCCTCGCAATGCCTCGCGCACGCCATCAGCCTCAAAGGAGCCGCTCTACAAGTTGAG ATACGAATCCCCCATCGGGGCATCACCATCACGCCATCTGGACTCACAGAAGCCCTTCTATGAGGATGAAATGTTCGATCGGTCCACAAGCTATCGCGGCTCGCTGGGCAAATCGCTGGGAAATGCGCCCAGCTACAATG GATTTCTCTTATGGAGGACTGGGCGACAAAACGCACAGCACAGATCTGAGCTGCGGCAAATCGGAAG CTTCTGTGGACTCGATCACCGAGGGAGATAG